In one Brassica oleracea var. oleracea cultivar TO1000 chromosome C9, BOL, whole genome shotgun sequence genomic region, the following are encoded:
- the LOC106316236 gene encoding uncharacterized protein LOC106316236, whose product MAQCSENVIPTLRDFFNSQKPGEEDEFMFHQVLNSSCKTIPPRPTKLGSKAKESHGFFNQGRSRRRNISDAEKFSVEQYSSSGFFGVRFNTNGRQQQQQRSAKPLGSDRNMEPKLQKSFSARMQLPFMQSSKPSNNQSSSSSWFSRIKKMSNPFSNRNPLILKSGEIKVSGAETLSRNKSSSPVHLHAHLSIQYELGMPVFTFSLDHPGDVYMARTWMDDNDDSRFVYSFRYIGGRSNRNHIEQRSNVSGIESSLIGQMQVSTQISLEAEEEPYEDPVESTVSEFVLFDIARARRSGSKHDSVSDGSKHIHRQNSFSRGLTRSFSKHSENSASSSSDPWPATELHPGLEIAAIVIRDSSSSSNESFEYMKNSKLCRREMKVIVPTGNHGLPDAENSCPTPILQRWRSGGGCDCSGWDMGCHLFVLEQQELINNLHCLELFTEGEKETTSAMTMAFIREGHYEVNFHAKLSALQAFSVCVAELHRTELSRGERSNSLSRCSSLRELIDMATPVNRDINEEVISSFMPNVTFSPISRV is encoded by the exons ATGGCACAGTGTTCTGAAAACGTTATTCCTACTCTACGTGATTTCTTCAACTCCCAAAAGCCAGGGGAAGAGGATGAGTTTATGTTTCATCAGGTCCTCAACTCCTCTTGCAAGACCATTCCACCGAGACCTACAAAACTTGGAAGCAAGGCAAAGGAGAGTCACGGTTTCTTCAATCAGGGAAGAAGCAGAAGAAGAAACATATCAGATGCTGAGAAGTTCTCTGTGGAGCAATATTCTTCTAGTGGTTTCTTTGGGGTACGATTCAACACAAACGGGCGACAACAACAGCAACAACGATCAGCTAAGCCTTTAGGGTCAGATAGAAACATGGAACCGAAATTGCAAAAGTCATTCTCTGCTAGAATGCAACTCCCCTTTATGCAATCTTCAAAGCCAAGCAACAACCAGTCTTCTTCTTCAAGCTGGTTTAGCCGTATCAAGAAAATGTCTAATCCATTTTCAAACCGAAACCCCCTGATACTAAAGTCAGGCGAAATCAAGGTCAGTGGAGCAGAAACACTCTCAAGAAACAAGTCTTCTTCACCTGTTCATCTACATGCACATCTCAGTATACAATATGAACTTGGGATGCCTGTTTTCACCTTCTCCCTAGACCACCCGGGTGATGTGTATATGGCCAGGACATGGATGGATGATAATGACGACTCTAGGTTCGTCTATTCGTTTCGCTACATTGGTGGTAGAAGCAACAGGAACCACATTGAACAGAGGTCGAATGTTTCAGGTATAGAATCTTCACTTATAGGACAGATGCAAGTTTCAACTCAAATCTCCTTAGAGGCAGAAGAAGAACCATACGAAGATCCTGTGGAATCAACCGTGTCAGAGTTCGTTCTTTTTGACATCGCACGTGCACGGAGAAGTGGTTCCAAGCATGACAGTGTATCTGATGGCTCAAAGCATATTCACAGGCAGAACAGTTTCAGCAGAGGGTTGACTCGTAGTTTCTCAAAACATTCAGAGAATAGTGCATCATCGTCATCTGATCCTTGGCCGGCTACAGAGTTACATCCAGGACTAGAGATTGCAGCAATTGTTATTCGAGACTCTTCTTCTTCTAGCAATGAGAGTTTTGAGTACATGAAGAACAGTAAACTCTGTAGACGAGAGATGAAAGTTATAGTTCCAACAGGAAACCATGGTTTGCCTGATGCTGAAAACTCATGTCCGACACCGATACTGCAGAGGTGGAGATCAGGTGGAGGATGTGATTGTAGCGGATGGGACATGGGCTGTCACCTTTTTGTCTTAGAACAACAAGAACTCATCAACAATCTCCACTGTTTGGAACTTTTCACCGAG GGAGAGAAGGAGACCACATCAGCAATGACAATGGCATTCATCAGAGAAGGTCATTACGAGGTAAACTTCCATGCAAAGCTCTCAGCTTTACAAGCGTTCTCTGTATGTGTGGCTGAGCTGCACAGAACCGAATTATCAAGAGGAGAAAGAAGCAACTCTCTGTCTAGATGCAGTTCGCTTAGAGAGCTTATAGACATGGCAACTCCGGTAAACAGAGATATCAATGAAGAAGTCATTTCGTCTTTCATGCCTAATGTCACTTTCTCTCCAATTTCAAGGGTCTAA
- the LOC106318076 gene encoding probable serine/threonine-protein kinase At5g41260, translating into MGCEISKLCSFCCLSEPPESNRGLTALGVDDRIGEGNDLPQFREFSIETLRNATSGFATENIVSEHGEKAPNVVYKGKLDNQRRIAVKRFNRKAWPDSRQFLEEAKAVGQLRNYRMANLLGCCYEGEERLLVAEFMPNETLAKHLFHWESQPMKWAMRLRVALHIAQALEYCTGKGRALYHDLNAYRVLFDDDSNPRLSCFGLMKNSRDGKSYSTNLAFTPPEYLRTGRVTPESVMYSYGTLLLDLLSGKHIPPSHALDLIRDRNIQMLIDSCLEGQFSSDDGTELVRLASRCLQYEPRERPNPKSLVTAMIPLQKDLETPSHQLMGIPSSASTTPLSPLGEACLRTDLTAIHEIVEKLGYKDDEGAATELSFQMWTNQMQDSLNFKKKGDVAFRHKDFANAAECYSQFIEGGTMVSPTVYARRSLCHLMNDKPQEALNDAMQAQVISPAWHIASYLQAVALSALGQENEAHAALKDGSMLESKRNAL; encoded by the exons ATGGGTTGTGAAATTTCCAAGCTATGTTCATTCTGTTGCCTTTCAGAGCCACCTGAATCCAATCGTGGACTCACAGCCTTAG GTGTTGATGATAGGATTGGTGAAGGGAATGATTTGCCTCAGTTTCGTGAGTTCTCTATCGAGACGCTAAGGAACGCTACATCAGGCTTTGCTACAGAGAATATAGTGTCAGAGCATGGAGAGAAAGCTCCCAACGTTGTGTACAAAGGGAAGCTTGATAACCAAAGACGTATTGCCGTCAAGAGGTTTAACAGGAAAGCTTGGCCTGATTCTCGTCAGTTCCTG GAGGAAGCTAAAGCTGTTGGGCAGTTAAGGAATTATAGGATGGCGAATCTGCTTGGATGTTGCTATGAAGGTGAAGAGAGACTTCTTGTTGCTGAGTTTATGCCTAATGAAACCTTGGCTAAGCATCTTTTCCACT GGGAGTCACAGCCGATGAAGTGGGCAATGAGACTAAGAGTAGCTTTACATATTGCTCAAGCTTTGGAATATTGTACCGGCAAAGGGCGTGCACTCTACCATGACTTAAATGCTTATAGAGTTCTCTTTGATGAT GACTCGAATCCAAGGCTTTCTTGCTTTGGTCTGATGAAAAACAGTAGAGATGGTAAGAGTTATAGTACCAACCTTGCTTTCACTCCTCCCGAGTATCTCAGAACAG GTCGCGTGACACCAGAAAGTGTGATGTATAGTTATGGAACTCTGTTGCTTGATCTTCTTAGTGGCAAACACATTCCTCCTAGCCAT GCGTTGGACCTCATACGGGACAGGAACATTCAGATGTTGATCGATTCATGTTTGGAGGGTCAATTTTCAAGTGATGACGGGACTGAACTGGTACGGTTAGCCTCTAGATGCTTGCAGTATGAGCCTCGAGAACGGCCTAACCCAAAATCTCTAGTCACTGCAATGATTCCTCTCCAGAAGGACCTTGAG ACTCCTTCACATCAACTGATGGGAATACCAAGCAGTGCCTCAACAACACCTCTTTCACCACTTGGAGAAGCATGCCTAAGAACTGATCTAACTGCCATACATGAGATTGTTGAGAAACTTGGATATAAAGATGATGAGGGAGCAGCCACAGAG CTTTCGTTCCAGATGTGGACCAACCAGATGCAAGACTCGCTGAACTTCAAGAAAAAGGGTGATGTTGCTTTCAGACACAAAGACTTTGCAAATGCTGCCGAATGCTATTCTCAG TTTATTGAGGGTGGGACAATGGTTTCTCCAACTGTGTATGCAAGGAGAAGTCTGTGTCACCTGATGAATGATAAGCCCCAAGAGGCATTGAATGATGCAATGCAAGCCCAAGTGATATCTCCTGCTTGGCATATCGCATCTTATCTTCAAGCTGTAGCTCTCTCAGCTCTAGGACAAGAGAACGAAGCTCACGCTGCTCTTAAAGACGGATCAATGCTCGAAAGCAAAAGAAACGCTCTATGA
- the LOC106314283 gene encoding uncharacterized protein LOC106314283 has translation MGDSVLLKLALPELKYPIGSQPKQKSAINQYSGSEYISIVDSILKPDEMIRVRGSFLGPIMKLSERGLKLSAKMVYAILTRSIVSVKENEAWFHFGAQPMRFSIREFHMMTGLKCSGALEGPRRETDRFNWELLKGRSHKLSDVVEQLRNTREDASEERVCLAMLILVESILLRKSKGGSFPLEYAKNAQDMTYPWGKEAYIVLLKSIQNAVANHLENKSKFELQGYPLVFLLWILESIPLLRNKFSKCVPTVEVPGPTYLCEKYTDVENPSLDRVLQVEADTKLKVHCILPSIPHDPEDDISIEDKYSDELETLKDVTKKGYKLTADDWENRCVDTFETLDALIQMMANKETGQASTPIDEDSVNEKVNRIIEVMEENLKSMKDRMSLLEEENMHLRARVSELEGNNNVFPTNVTQQRSSGTPLSPMSHTQPSSETPLSPMSQQPNLTHEETMIESAASPKSQQNEDYTQPSSETPLSPMSQQPNLTHEETMIESAASPKSQQNEDYTQPSSETPLSPMSQQPNCNT, from the exons ATGGGAGATTCAGTACTTCTAAAACTAGCACTGCCAGAGCTGAAGTATCCTATTGGTTCACAGCCAAAGCAAAAGTCAGCAATCAACCAATATTCCGGCTCAGAGTATATCTCCATTGTTGACAGCATCCTAAAACCAGATGAGATGATAAGAGTCCGAGGATCATTTCTGGGACCTATAATGAAGCTCAGTGAGAGAGGATTGAAGTTATCAGCAAAGATGGTCTACGCCATTCTCACTAGAAGCATCGTTTCTGTCAAGGAGAATGAAGCCTGGTTCCATTTCGGTGCGCAGCCAATGAGGTTCTCTATAAGAGAATTTCATATGATGACAGGCTTGAAATGTAGTGGTGCATTAGAAGGACCACGAAGGGAAACCGATAGATTTAATTGGGAATTGCTAAAGGGGCGTAGTCATAAGTTAAGTGACGTGGTGGAACAGCTCAGAAACACAAGAGAAGATGCTTCTGAGGAGAGAGTATGCCTCGCAATGCTCATCCTGGTAGAGAGCATATTATTGCGGAAGAGCAAAGGAGGGAGTTTTCCTTTGGAATATGCGAAAAATGCACAGGATATGACATATCCATGGGGGAAAGAGGCTTACATTGTGCTCCTGAAGTCAATTCAAAACGCTGTCGCGAATCATTTGGAGAATAAATCCAAATTTGAGTTGCAAGGTTATCCTCTAGTATTCCTTCTTTGGATACTAGAGTCGATTCCTTTGCTAAGGAATAAGTTCAGTAAGTGTGTACCAACAGTTGAGGTTCCTGGGCCGACTTACTTGTGTGAAAAATACACTGACGTAGAGAATCCATCACTTGATAGGGTTTTACAGGTTGAAGCTGATACAAAG CTGAAGGTCCATTGCATACTACCTTCTATTCCTCATGATCCAGAAGATGATATCTCCATTGAAGACAAATATAGTGACGAGCTGGAAACACTGAAAGATGTAACAAAGAAAGGGTACAAGCTTACAGCCGATGACTGGGAAAATAGGTGTGTAGACACATTTGAAACATTGGATGCTCTTATTCAAATGATGGCAAATAAGGAGACTGGCCAAGCTTCTACTCCGATTGATGAGGATTCAGTAAATGAAAAAGTGAACAGGATCATTGAGGTAATGGAGGAGAATCTGAAGAGCATGAAGGATCGAATGTCATTACTGGAAGAAGAAAACATGCATCTTAGAGCCCGTGTGTCAGAGTTGGAAGGAAACAACAATGTTTTTCCCACTAACGTGACACAACAG CGATCCAGTGGGACACCTTTATCTCCAATGTCTCACACGCAACCATCGAGTGAGACGCCTTTATCTCCAATGTCTCAACAACCTAATTTGACACATGAG GAGACAATGATTGAATCAGCTGCATCTCCAAAGTCTCAACAAAATGAG GATTACACGCAACCATCGAGTGAGACGCCTTTATCTCCAATGTCTCAACAGCCTAATTTGACACATGAG GAGACAATGATTGAATCAGCTGCATCTCCAAAGTCTCAACAAAATGAG GATTACACGCAACCATCGAGTGAGACGCCTTTATCTCCAATGTCTCAACAACCTAACTGTAACACCTGA